A single genomic interval of Aegicerativicinus sediminis harbors:
- a CDS encoding DUF6268 family outer membrane beta-barrel protein yields MLKWLLLASLSLPSMLLAQDYVDLFKLGLIHNFSSSFKGSDNSTTVNSLDFNALIPVELNQDQAFLFGTSFFYYKTQLFPNSRPANLYSTTLTLGYSTKLSADWSGVFVVLPKIASDYEEFSSDDFYLGGFAIFKNYLSRRHFYRYGLYLSEEAFGVTTTPIWGFYYIDDKEFFEADVSLPISADINWRLEHFTLGIDYYGMQRTFRLHGIVDDELYTEQRRMEFAGYLKMRTPDEHIFAKAKIGYAVNRNEVYDINDKIDLYFLAWSIGDDRTQLNPDIRGSLFFKLELLYRFEL; encoded by the coding sequence ATGTTAAAATGGCTTTTACTGGCGTCCCTCAGCCTGCCATCCATGTTATTGGCGCAGGATTATGTTGACCTGTTTAAACTTGGCCTAATCCATAATTTTTCTTCCTCTTTCAAAGGATCAGATAATTCTACAACAGTTAATTCATTAGATTTCAATGCACTTATACCGGTTGAACTTAACCAAGATCAGGCATTTTTATTTGGCACAAGTTTCTTTTATTATAAAACACAATTATTTCCCAATAGCCGTCCTGCCAATCTATATAGCACTACCCTAACGTTAGGCTATTCCACAAAGCTGAGCGCGGATTGGTCGGGTGTATTTGTAGTACTTCCCAAAATTGCCTCAGATTATGAAGAATTCTCGAGTGATGATTTCTACTTGGGAGGGTTTGCTATATTTAAAAATTACCTAAGTCGACGACATTTTTATCGTTATGGCTTATATCTTTCGGAAGAGGCTTTTGGCGTAACCACTACACCTATATGGGGATTTTACTATATAGACGACAAAGAGTTTTTCGAAGCCGATGTTTCCTTGCCCATTTCTGCGGATATCAATTGGCGATTGGAACACTTCACTTTAGGAATCGATTATTACGGCATGCAGCGTACTTTCAGATTACATGGGATTGTTGATGACGAATTGTATACTGAGCAACGCAGAATGGAGTTTGCCGGTTATTTAAAAATGAGAACCCCTGATGAACACATTTTTGCAAAAGCAAAAATTGGGTATGCAGTTAACCGCAATGAGGTTTACGATATAAATGACAAAATCGACCTGTATTTCCTGGCTTGGTCAATAGGAGATGATCGAACCCAGCTTAACCCCGATATCCGAGGTAGTCTATTTTTTAAATTGGAACTGCTTTACCGTTTCGAGCTTTAA
- the metG gene encoding methionine--tRNA ligase, producing the protein MMKDFQRYTITAALPYTNGPIHIGHLAGVYVPADIYARYLRAIGKDVAFICGSDEHGVPITIKARKEGVTPQAIVDKYHAIIKKSFEDFGISFNNYSRTSAPIHHKTASEFFKTLYDKGKFVEQSTEQLYDEEASQFLADRFVIGTCPKCGNPDSYGDQCESCGTSHNATDLINPKSAITGNTPTLKETKHWFLPLDQYDSFLKEWILEGHKNDWKPNVYGQVKSWVDDGLRPRAVTRDLDWGIPVPLPGAEGKVLYVWFDAPIGYISSTKEWAEKEGIDWEPYWKDESTKLVHFIGKDNIVFHCIIFPAMLKAEGSYILPDNVPANEFLNLEGNKLSTSKNWAVWLHEYLEEFPGQQDVLRYTLTANAPETKDNDFTWNDFQARNNNELVAILGNFINRVVVLTNKYYDGIIPGRHELTTIDEETLLALNAYPSVIGNTVERYRFREASQELMNLARLGNKYLADEEPWKVIKEDPKRVETVMNIALQIAAGLAILSEPFLPFTSCKLHGLLNLKDLNLSWDTVSSNNNLLASGHNIGKGELLFSKIEDSTIEKQLKKLEATKLANENISSNVEPQKELIQYEDFAKLDMRVGTIVEAEKIPKAKKLLVLKVDTGIDTRTIVSGIAEHYKPEDIIGKKVTVLVNLAPRALRGVESQGMILMTETANGDLVFVNPDGDLSTNGLKIS; encoded by the coding sequence ATAATGAAAGATTTTCAACGATATACTATCACCGCTGCATTGCCATACACAAACGGACCCATACATATAGGTCATTTGGCCGGTGTCTATGTGCCTGCAGATATCTATGCACGTTATTTACGGGCAATTGGAAAGGATGTTGCATTTATTTGTGGCAGCGATGAGCATGGGGTCCCAATAACTATAAAAGCACGTAAGGAGGGAGTAACCCCACAGGCAATAGTAGATAAATACCATGCCATTATTAAAAAATCGTTTGAAGATTTTGGAATCTCCTTCAATAATTATTCAAGGACATCCGCCCCTATCCATCATAAAACGGCATCCGAATTTTTCAAGACCCTTTATGACAAAGGCAAGTTTGTTGAACAAAGTACGGAACAATTATATGATGAGGAAGCTAGTCAGTTTTTAGCCGACCGCTTTGTAATTGGCACGTGCCCTAAATGTGGAAATCCTGATAGTTATGGCGACCAATGCGAAAGCTGTGGCACTAGCCATAATGCCACAGATTTAATAAATCCTAAATCTGCAATTACTGGAAACACACCTACTTTAAAAGAAACCAAGCATTGGTTTTTACCCTTAGACCAATATGACTCCTTCCTAAAAGAGTGGATTTTGGAAGGACATAAAAATGATTGGAAACCAAACGTATATGGTCAGGTAAAATCTTGGGTAGATGATGGGTTAAGGCCAAGAGCCGTTACCCGCGATTTAGATTGGGGTATCCCAGTTCCTCTTCCAGGTGCAGAAGGTAAAGTTTTGTATGTATGGTTCGATGCTCCTATTGGTTATATAAGTTCAACCAAAGAATGGGCAGAAAAAGAGGGTATAGATTGGGAGCCTTACTGGAAAGACGAATCAACAAAATTGGTTCATTTCATTGGGAAAGACAACATTGTATTCCACTGCATCATATTTCCTGCTATGTTGAAAGCTGAAGGAAGTTATATACTTCCTGACAATGTTCCGGCCAACGAATTTCTAAACTTAGAAGGGAACAAACTATCTACATCAAAAAACTGGGCCGTTTGGCTACATGAATATTTAGAAGAATTTCCTGGGCAACAAGATGTATTAAGATATACCCTAACTGCCAATGCTCCAGAAACAAAAGACAATGACTTTACTTGGAATGACTTTCAAGCCCGCAACAACAATGAATTGGTAGCCATTTTAGGGAATTTCATTAACCGAGTGGTAGTACTAACCAATAAGTATTATGACGGTATTATACCTGGAAGACATGAGTTAACAACGATTGATGAAGAAACCTTGTTGGCCTTAAACGCTTACCCGAGTGTTATAGGAAATACAGTTGAGCGCTATAGATTTAGGGAAGCAAGTCAAGAATTAATGAACTTGGCCAGATTGGGCAATAAATATTTGGCCGATGAAGAGCCTTGGAAAGTAATCAAGGAAGATCCAAAAAGAGTAGAAACAGTTATGAATATTGCTCTGCAGATTGCGGCAGGATTAGCAATTTTATCGGAACCGTTTTTGCCTTTTACAAGTTGTAAACTTCATGGACTTTTAAACCTAAAAGACTTAAATCTTAGTTGGGATACGGTAAGTTCCAATAACAACCTTTTAGCCTCAGGCCATAACATAGGAAAAGGCGAGCTGCTGTTTTCAAAAATTGAGGATTCTACCATTGAAAAACAACTTAAAAAATTGGAAGCTACCAAATTAGCAAATGAAAATATCTCTTCAAATGTTGAACCTCAAAAAGAGTTGATTCAATATGAGGATTTTGCAAAGTTAGACATGAGGGTTGGCACCATTGTTGAAGCTGAAAAGATACCTAAGGCTAAAAAATTGTTAGTCCTCAAAGTAGATACAGGTATTGATACCAGAACAATAGTTTCCGGAATCGCAGAGCATTACAAACCAGAAGACATTATTGGTAAAAAAGTTACGGTTTTGGTTAATTTGGCGCCTAGGGCACTTCGAGGTGTTGAAAGTCAAGGCATGATTTTAATGACCGAAACTGCCAATGGCGATTTGGTCTTTGTAAATCCTGATGGTGACTTGTCTACAAATGGTTTGAAAATCAGCTGA
- a CDS encoding phosphoenolpyruvate carboxylase: MTLPFDTITKTGALLPLFHETCKKGYEAGDDPTTIVNTFFKKYQGRRNWQSQINLLFRFIQYIERQVVLFDAIEDAAFPVVNNMEGIGTLRSLKEAAAAEDKLELLKKYLEEFKVRIVLTAHPTQFYPGSVLGIITDLAEAIKANDLLTINDLLAQLGKTPFFKHEKPTPYDEAVSLIWYLENVFYYSFGNVYDYISKNIFDSKNIDNDIINIGFWPGGDRDGNPFVTPEITLQVAKRLKETILKNYYRDIRKLKRRLTFKGVTDQITRLEHKIYNRTVTIDELKTELNLIRKTLEKDYYSLFIDEVDSFINKVHIFGLHFATLDIRQDSRAHDKVFTTMVQRLIDKGSNIFPKNYFELTEKQQVKILSGISGQIDIGLFDDDDVLKTLQTMRAIKTIQETNGERAANRYIISNNQTTLNVMQLWAMLKLVAFHDKLTVDIGPLFETITDLENAPKVMEELYTNKYYKAHLASRGNKQTIMLGFSDGTKDGGYLMANWGIFKAKERLTEVSRKHGITVIFFDGRGGPPARGGGKTHQFYASLGPTIEDKEVQLTIQGQTISSNFGTLESSQYNLEQLISSGILNRLNETNMGMRSKNVKIIEDLAQRSYKAYSDFKSHPKFLPYLERMSTLKYYAKTNIGSRPSKRGKSDQLVFSDLRAIPFVGSWSQLKQNVPGFYGVGTALKHYEDEGKFDKVQKLYQTSNFFKTLVENSMMSLSKSFFDLTKYMAEDEEFGEFWNLIHDEYQLTKRLLLKVTGYKTLMEEEPAGKASIDIRESIVLPLLTIQQFALKHIQEMRKSGEFDAEEMEVFEKLVTRSLYGNINASRNSA, from the coding sequence ATGACGCTCCCTTTTGATACGATTACTAAAACAGGTGCATTACTTCCATTATTCCATGAAACCTGTAAAAAGGGCTATGAGGCTGGTGATGATCCAACAACAATTGTAAATACCTTTTTCAAAAAATACCAAGGCAGAAGAAACTGGCAAAGCCAGATTAACCTATTGTTTAGGTTCATTCAATATATAGAACGTCAGGTTGTTTTATTTGATGCTATAGAAGATGCGGCGTTTCCCGTGGTTAATAATATGGAGGGTATTGGTACACTAAGAAGTTTAAAAGAGGCTGCCGCCGCAGAAGATAAACTTGAATTGCTAAAAAAGTATCTGGAAGAATTTAAAGTTCGTATTGTGTTAACTGCACACCCTACACAATTTTATCCAGGAAGCGTTTTAGGTATTATTACCGATTTGGCTGAGGCTATTAAAGCGAATGATTTGTTAACCATCAATGATTTGTTGGCACAATTAGGCAAAACACCCTTCTTTAAACATGAAAAGCCTACACCTTACGATGAAGCAGTAAGTCTTATTTGGTATTTAGAAAATGTATTTTATTATTCTTTCGGAAATGTCTATGACTACATTTCCAAAAATATCTTCGATTCAAAAAACATTGATAACGATATAATTAATATTGGTTTTTGGCCGGGCGGTGACAGAGATGGGAACCCCTTTGTTACACCTGAAATTACGTTGCAAGTTGCCAAACGTTTGAAAGAAACTATCCTAAAAAATTATTATCGCGATATTAGGAAACTTAAGCGAAGGTTAACGTTTAAAGGGGTTACAGACCAAATTACCCGATTAGAACACAAAATTTATAATAGAACCGTAACAATAGACGAGCTTAAAACGGAATTAAATCTTATTCGTAAAACTCTTGAAAAAGATTATTACAGCTTGTTCATCGATGAGGTGGATAGTTTCATTAACAAGGTGCATATTTTCGGGCTTCATTTTGCTACCCTAGATATTCGCCAGGATAGCCGTGCACACGACAAGGTATTTACTACCATGGTTCAAAGGTTGATTGATAAGGGTTCCAATATATTTCCAAAAAATTATTTTGAGCTAACAGAAAAGCAACAGGTTAAAATACTGTCAGGTATTTCGGGACAAATAGATATCGGTCTTTTTGATGATGATGACGTTTTAAAAACCTTGCAGACCATGCGAGCTATTAAAACAATTCAAGAGACTAATGGAGAAAGGGCAGCAAATCGCTATATCATTAGCAACAACCAAACTACATTAAATGTAATGCAGCTTTGGGCCATGTTAAAATTGGTGGCTTTTCACGACAAATTAACCGTGGATATCGGGCCTTTATTTGAAACAATTACCGATTTGGAAAATGCTCCAAAGGTAATGGAAGAACTGTATACCAATAAGTACTACAAAGCGCACCTAGCATCTAGAGGCAATAAACAGACCATAATGTTGGGCTTCTCAGATGGTACGAAAGATGGTGGGTATCTAATGGCAAACTGGGGAATTTTTAAAGCTAAAGAGAGACTTACCGAGGTTTCAAGGAAACATGGAATAACCGTCATATTTTTTGACGGTCGAGGAGGACCGCCTGCTAGAGGAGGTGGTAAAACTCACCAGTTTTATGCGTCTTTAGGCCCCACTATTGAGGATAAGGAAGTTCAGCTTACAATTCAAGGACAAACCATTAGTTCTAATTTTGGAACACTAGAATCCTCTCAATATAACTTAGAACAGTTAATAAGTTCCGGTATTTTGAACCGTCTGAACGAGACCAATATGGGCATGCGCTCTAAAAATGTAAAAATCATTGAGGATCTAGCGCAAAGAAGTTACAAGGCCTATTCGGATTTTAAGAGTCATCCAAAATTCTTGCCTTATTTAGAGCGTATGAGTACCTTAAAATATTATGCTAAAACTAATATTGGAAGCCGTCCATCTAAACGTGGCAAGTCTGATCAATTAGTGTTTTCAGATTTAAGGGCAATCCCATTCGTTGGTTCTTGGAGCCAATTAAAGCAAAATGTACCAGGATTCTATGGTGTAGGTACCGCATTGAAGCATTATGAAGATGAAGGGAAGTTTGATAAAGTTCAAAAGCTTTATCAGACATCAAATTTCTTTAAAACTCTTGTTGAAAATAGTATGATGTCCCTGTCTAAATCGTTCTTCGATTTAACAAAGTATATGGCTGAGGACGAAGAATTTGGAGAGTTTTGGAATCTTATTCACGATGAATATCAACTTACGAAGAGGCTGTTATTGAAAGTTACGGGTTACAAAACCCTAATGGAAGAAGAGCCGGCAGGGAAAGCTTCTATTGATATTAGGGAATCTATCGTATTACCCTTATTGACAATCCAACAATTTGCATTAAAACATATTCAAGAAATGCGAAAATCGGGAGAATTTGATGCCGAAGAAATGGAAGTGTTTGAAAAGTTGGTGACACGTTCTTTATATGGAAATATTAACGCTAGTAGGAATTCAGCCTAA